Proteins encoded by one window of Anaerosalibacter sp. Marseille-P3206:
- a CDS encoding DUF4367 domain-containing protein: protein MLITKKVAIFILVCILSFSAVLAVNAEARKKVFDWAIEVFEKFSIFINIDEDNNSIDLTSLKINYIPTGFKLVDIHKGHNMLIYNYLADSNEEFDMKLFTSSGENKSYYDTEGVEIEEIIFKGSQAYIWQTNEITYLIWYQDGVECHILGNLDKDEILKVAESISK from the coding sequence ATGTTAATAACCAAAAAGGTAGCTATTTTTATATTGGTATGTATCCTAAGTTTCTCTGCTGTTTTGGCGGTTAACGCAGAAGCACGTAAAAAGGTGTTTGATTGGGCTATTGAAGTGTTTGAAAAATTTAGCATATTTATAAATATAGATGAAGATAATAATTCGATAGACCTAACATCACTTAAAATTAATTATATTCCAACTGGATTCAAATTGGTAGATATTCATAAGGGTCATAATATGCTGATTTATAATTATTTAGCAGATAGTAATGAAGAGTTTGATATGAAATTATTTACTTCATCAGGTGAAAACAAATCATACTATGATACAGAAGGGGTTGAAATAGAAGAAATTATTTTTAAAGGATCTCAAGCATATATTTGGCAAACTAATGAAATAACTTATCTAATATGGTATCAAGATGGTGTTGAATGCCATATATTAGGAAACTTGGATAAGGATGAGATTCTAAAGGTTGCTGAAAGTATTTCAAAATAA
- a CDS encoding uroporphyrinogen decarboxylase family protein, with product MPCPYKDGRMPTNIKAYELISQKFDKPLAVSVPGPFTIAAELAGVTHIARSIIRNPGFVNGLVDFTTRMVSNYSKAITKHGVRLICISEPTGIILSPKKFEELISSNLRKVFVNLDTDAWKVLHVCGDSTHLLQQHQLLFFLCFFP from the coding sequence ATGCCATGTCCTTATAAAGATGGTAGAATGCCAACGAATATTAAAGCTTATGAACTTATTTCACAAAAATTTGACAAGCCATTGGCAGTATCAGTACCAGGACCTTTTACTATTGCTGCTGAACTTGCTGGTGTAACACATATAGCAAGAAGCATAATAAGAAATCCTGGTTTTGTCAATGGACTCGTTGATTTTACTACAAGGATGGTGTCAAATTATTCCAAAGCAATAACCAAGCATGGAGTCAGATTGATTTGTATTTCTGAACCTACCGGGATTATCCTTTCTCCTAAAAAGTTTGAAGAACTTATTAGCTCTAATCTAAGAAAAGTGTTTGTAAATTTAGATACAGATGCGTGGAAAGTATTACATGTCTGCGGAGATAGTACTCACCTCCTTCAACAACACCAATTATTATTTTTCCTTTGCTTTTTTCCATAA
- a CDS encoding type II toxin-antitoxin system death-on-curing family toxin, giving the protein MKRLSKKQVIKIHSMLISQTGGSDGIRDEGLLDSALNAPFQTFDGEYIYSTIKVKAAKLGYFLVKNHPFIDGNKRIGILVMITFLEINGVEVTCEDEELITLGLGLADGSIDDEDLLNWIIDHS; this is encoded by the coding sequence ATGAAAAGGTTAAGTAAAAAACAAGTAATAAAAATTCATAGTATGTTAATAAGTCAAACTGGTGGTAGTGATGGAATTAGGGATGAAGGATTATTAGATTCTGCATTAAATGCTCCATTTCAAACTTTTGATGGTGAGTATATTTATAGTACAATAAAAGTAAAGGCAGCAAAGTTAGGTTACTTTTTAGTAAAGAACCATCCTTTTATAGATGGGAACAAAAGGATTGGAATTTTAGTGATGATAACATTCTTAGAAATAAATGGGGTTGAAGTTACTTGTGAAGATGAAGAATTGATTACCTTAGGATTAGGTCTTGCAGATGGATCAATAGATGATGAAGATTTATTAAATTGGATAATAGATCACAGTTAA
- the brnQ gene encoding branched-chain amino acid transport system II carrier protein, whose product MGKMESRKLLFVSLMIFSMFFGAGNLIFPPLLGQLSGTNMLASMAGFLISAVGLPILAIAVVAKSGGLHILASRVHPRFAFAFTVLIYLSIGPFLGIPRAASLAFEMGISPFLSNTVNASSLPLLIYTIVYFGIAYWLCMSPSKLVDRFGKVLTPTLLVLIVSIFVFSLFKPIGEFAAPIGDYAKNPLLKGFLEGYMTMDAIAALNFGIVISIALKEMGVTEEKRLVSNTIKAGAISGLLLSIIYVMLAYLGAVSQTRFGVTENGAQTLTNVVFYLFGQKGAVLLGIIFSLACLTTSVGLLTSCSQYFTKLIPKISYRIFITILSVSSMIFANVGLTQILKFSVPVLTAIYPMAIVLMVLSFLNDFFRGNSYVYLFAMVCTSSVSILDALGQFGLKINILNILPFYTKGLGWIIPAAVGAIVGFVYGSIRNKGFEQKYTLESK is encoded by the coding sequence ATGGGGAAAATGGAAAGTAGAAAGTTATTATTCGTGAGTTTAATGATATTTTCAATGTTTTTTGGTGCAGGAAATTTAATATTTCCACCTCTTTTAGGACAATTATCAGGAACAAATATGTTGGCATCAATGGCAGGGTTTTTAATTTCAGCTGTTGGTCTTCCAATACTTGCAATTGCTGTAGTTGCTAAATCTGGAGGACTTCATATACTGGCAAGTCGTGTACATCCAAGGTTTGCCTTTGCCTTTACGGTTTTAATTTATTTATCAATAGGGCCTTTTTTAGGTATACCAAGAGCAGCAAGCTTAGCATTTGAAATGGGAATCTCACCATTCTTATCAAACACGGTAAATGCAAGTAGTTTGCCATTATTAATATATACCATAGTTTATTTTGGAATAGCCTATTGGTTATGTATGTCACCATCAAAACTTGTAGATAGATTTGGAAAAGTTTTAACACCTACATTATTGGTTTTAATAGTAAGCATATTTGTATTTAGTTTGTTTAAACCAATAGGTGAATTTGCAGCACCCATTGGGGATTATGCTAAAAATCCTTTACTTAAAGGATTTTTAGAGGGATATATGACAATGGATGCTATTGCAGCCCTTAATTTTGGCATTGTAATTTCTATTGCTTTAAAAGAAATGGGAGTAACAGAAGAAAAAAGACTTGTGTCAAATACAATAAAGGCAGGAGCAATATCGGGTTTGTTATTGTCAATTATATATGTAATGCTTGCATATTTAGGAGCTGTTTCACAGACTAGATTTGGAGTAACTGAAAATGGGGCTCAAACCCTTACAAATGTGGTATTTTATTTATTTGGACAAAAGGGAGCAGTATTATTAGGAATAATATTTTCCTTAGCTTGTTTAACAACATCAGTAGGACTCTTAACTTCTTGTAGTCAATATTTTACAAAGTTAATTCCTAAGATTTCATATAGAATTTTTATTACAATATTATCAGTATCAAGTATGATATTTGCAAATGTAGGTTTGACACAAATACTCAAATTTTCTGTTCCAGTATTGACGGCTATATATCCAATGGCAATTGTTCTAATGGTACTTTCATTTTTAAATGATTTTTTCAGGGGAAATTCTTATGTGTATTTATTTGCTATGGTATGTACTTCCTCTGTCAGCATCCTAGATGCATTAGGACAATTTGGACTAAAGATTAATATTCTTAATATTCTACCATTTTATACAAAGGGATTAGGTTGGATTATTCCAGCAGCTGTTGGAGCAATAGTAGGATTTGTTTATGGAAGTATAAGGAATAAAGGGTTTGAGCAAAAATATACGCTGGAATCTAAATGA
- a CDS encoding WG repeat-containing protein, whose product MKKKYLLLISLIILVLTLSSCGKRNVEVGKEVGLFPAYEKEGNKTVWGFIDEKGDFKIKGQYNQVGEFDENGVAKVYQEGKVGLINEDGELIVPIMYEAISEVRDGVVSALQGNIYTIVDINGKILYTTDDYVFLGQSSDEYIAAAKVTEDDEMKMGYIDKNGKVLIRPEYSIAYDFNNGKALVMVSENKYALIDKKGKVIKELNYASVSPDDNNETFIFTNEDHLYGYLDSNGEVLVKPKFANAYNYEDDMAIVYDSKTYEKEDKWGVIDNKGKFIVKPKYTSIRYLGEGLFAVSKDPIDESDTFVKKAIVNVEGKQLTDFDFYSIGEVKNKYISVSNGKNTFLLDLKGNKVSKLPQLEGMGELTCFNNLVKANVDGRLSYYDSKGKVVWEEDRSYKLMGEGVVNEKKYSPKLGVTIYYPEIKNTDNKKLEKHLNEELYRLFVTESMEGLEKSEAETTLSIEYGIKRSHDLLVVQKSAYYFMQGAAHGMPTEETYNINLNTGEFYELSDLFKANSNYVDKLSKIVKEQMVKKQNEGQGVYFVDEFEGIREDQNFILFKDYIQLYFYPYEVSGYAEGFSRFNIPYTDIDDIMNKDSEFWWAFTSTKKGN is encoded by the coding sequence ATGAAGAAAAAATATTTATTACTTATATCACTAATTATTTTAGTGCTTACTTTAAGTTCTTGTGGCAAAAGAAATGTAGAAGTAGGTAAGGAAGTGGGACTTTTCCCAGCTTATGAAAAGGAAGGAAACAAGACTGTATGGGGTTTTATAGATGAAAAGGGAGATTTTAAGATAAAAGGTCAATACAATCAAGTGGGAGAATTTGATGAAAATGGAGTTGCTAAAGTATATCAAGAAGGTAAAGTAGGATTGATAAATGAAGATGGAGAATTGATAGTACCTATAATGTATGAGGCTATAAGCGAAGTAAGAGATGGAGTAGTAAGTGCTTTACAAGGTAATATATATACTATAGTAGATATAAATGGGAAAATATTATACACAACAGATGATTATGTATTTTTGGGACAATCAAGTGATGAGTATATAGCTGCTGCTAAGGTAACTGAAGATGATGAAATGAAGATGGGATATATAGATAAGAATGGTAAAGTACTTATTAGACCAGAGTACAGTATTGCCTATGATTTTAACAATGGAAAGGCATTGGTTATGGTCAGTGAAAATAAGTATGCTTTAATTGATAAAAAAGGAAAAGTAATAAAGGAACTTAATTATGCATCTGTATCACCAGATGATAACAACGAAACCTTTATTTTTACCAATGAAGACCATTTATATGGATACTTAGATAGTAATGGAGAGGTTTTAGTTAAACCTAAATTTGCAAATGCTTATAACTATGAAGATGATATGGCTATAGTTTATGATTCTAAAACATATGAAAAAGAAGATAAATGGGGAGTTATTGATAATAAAGGTAAATTTATTGTAAAACCTAAATATACAAGTATAAGATATTTAGGTGAAGGATTGTTTGCAGTTTCAAAGGATCCAATTGATGAAAGCGATACATTTGTAAAGAAAGCCATTGTTAATGTAGAAGGTAAGCAGTTAACAGATTTTGATTTTTATAGTATTGGAGAGGTAAAAAACAAATACATTTCTGTAAGTAATGGTAAAAATACATTTTTACTAGATTTAAAGGGAAATAAGGTTTCAAAGCTTCCACAATTAGAAGGTATGGGAGAATTGACATGTTTCAATAATTTGGTTAAAGCTAATGTTGATGGAAGACTAAGTTATTATGATAGTAAGGGAAAAGTAGTTTGGGAAGAAGATAGATCATATAAATTAATGGGTGAAGGAGTTGTAAATGAGAAAAAATATTCACCTAAATTAGGAGTTACAATTTATTATCCAGAAATTAAAAATACAGATAATAAAAAGCTAGAAAAGCATTTAAATGAAGAATTATATAGATTGTTTGTAACTGAATCTATGGAAGGATTAGAAAAGTCTGAGGCGGAAACAACTCTTAGTATTGAATACGGGATAAAGAGAAGTCATGATTTATTGGTAGTGCAAAAAAGTGCTTACTATTTTATGCAAGGTGCTGCTCATGGTATGCCTACTGAAGAAACATATAATATAAATTTAAACACTGGAGAATTTTATGAATTGAGTGATTTGTTTAAGGCAAATAGTAATTATGTAGACAAACTTAGCAAAATAGTTAAAGAACAAATGGTTAAAAAACAAAATGAAGGTCAAGGCGTATATTTTGTTGATGAGTTTGAAGGTATAAGAGAAGATCAAAATTTCATATTGTTTAAAGATTATATTCAATTGTATTTTTATCCTTATGAAGTATCTGGTTATGCTGAAGGTTTTTCAAGATTTAATATACCATATACAGATATAGATGATATAATGAATAAGGATTCAGAATTTTGGTGGGCATTTACAAGTACGAAAAAGGGGAACTAG
- a CDS encoding RNA polymerase sigma factor has protein sequence MIIILFGAMTDDEVDFINRIFSKMNVKMYNISFNILKNKFDAEDAVSQTFLKIIDNIEKISALPCPQIEPYCVIILKNETMNIIRKRKKIIYVENVDYFDYNEGDYHIEEEYLETVNKEQLLSCIDRLSDDEKFFVHLRFVNEMRFKDISELLGITEEAAKKRGQRILKKLRLYYEEGDMSVRNS, from the coding sequence TTGATAATTATACTATTTGGTGCGATGACAGATGACGAAGTAGATTTTATTAATAGGATTTTTTCAAAAATGAATGTCAAAATGTATAATATTTCTTTTAATATATTAAAGAATAAATTTGATGCAGAAGACGCTGTATCACAAACATTTTTAAAGATTATTGACAATATAGAAAAAATATCTGCTTTGCCATGTCCCCAAATAGAACCCTACTGCGTTATAATATTGAAGAATGAAACAATGAATATTATAAGAAAACGTAAGAAAATTATATATGTAGAGAATGTAGACTATTTTGATTACAACGAAGGAGATTATCATATTGAAGAAGAATATTTAGAAACAGTAAATAAAGAACAATTACTTTCCTGTATTGATAGACTCTCAGATGATGAAAAATTTTTTGTTCATCTGCGCTTTGTCAATGAAATGAGGTTTAAAGATATTTCAGAGCTTTTAGGAATTACTGAAGAAGCTGCAAAGAAACGTGGCCAACGCATTTTAAAAAAATTACGCCTATATTATGAAGAGGGTGATATGAGTGTCCGAAATAGCTAA
- a CDS encoding GNAT family N-acetyltransferase, producing the protein MDCKNTSADNFEIRFAVEKDVPLILQFIKELADYEKMLNEVVATEEILHEWLFEKEKAEVLIGELDGEPIGFALFFHNFSTFLGRAGIYLEDLYVKPETRGKGFGKAFLKELAKIAVDRGCGRLEWWCLDWNKSSIDFYISMGACPMSDWTVYRIAGDTLNKLATDESF; encoded by the coding sequence ATGGATTGTAAAAATACAAGCGCTGATAATTTTGAGATTCGTTTTGCAGTGGAAAAAGATGTACCATTGATTCTACAGTTTATCAAGGAACTTGCAGATTATGAAAAAATGCTTAATGAAGTTGTTGCAACAGAAGAGATTTTACATGAATGGTTATTTGAAAAGGAAAAAGCAGAAGTTTTGATTGGGGAATTAGATGGAGAACCAATTGGGTTTGCACTATTTTTTCACAATTTTTCTACGTTTTTAGGTAGAGCTGGTATTTATCTTGAAGATTTATATGTTAAACCAGAGACACGTGGTAAAGGATTTGGAAAAGCATTTTTAAAAGAATTGGCAAAAATTGCTGTTGACCGTGGGTGCGGACGTTTGGAATGGTGGTGCCTTGATTGGAATAAATCAAGTATTGATTTTTATATTTCAATGGGTGCTTGTCCAATGAGTGATTGGACAGTATACCGTATTGCAGGTGATACACTAAATAAACTTGCTACAGATGAAAGTTTCTAG
- a CDS encoding DUF4367 domain-containing protein translates to MNKYVMDDDFLYKYIKSAENIMIDSLPKEEALSHNFSKRFQKKMNKLIREERRSPFIKTFVNYSRKVAIIFLIFISIAFATTMSVEAYRVRFFEVVIEVWEEFTSIIFKEKQNIDDGKLIPVNPTYIPDNFKIIEHEINSYEQFIYWQNDNGIEIMFEQAKITANSIITDTEGIDIEELLIGEQKIIYFTNKNINQIYWNDSNYIYAIISEYDKNELLKMVESIINNK, encoded by the coding sequence ATGAATAAATATGTAATGGATGATGATTTCCTATATAAATATATAAAAAGTGCAGAAAATATAATGATTGATAGTTTGCCTAAGGAAGAAGCATTATCTCATAACTTCTCAAAGAGATTTCAAAAAAAGATGAATAAACTTATAAGAGAAGAAAGAAGATCTCCTTTTATAAAAACATTTGTAAACTATAGTAGAAAAGTTGCAATTATATTTTTAATATTTATATCTATAGCTTTTGCTACAACAATGAGTGTAGAAGCATATAGGGTTAGATTTTTTGAAGTAGTCATAGAAGTATGGGAAGAATTCACATCAATAATTTTTAAGGAAAAACAAAATATAGATGATGGAAAATTAATACCAGTAAATCCAACTTATATTCCAGATAATTTTAAAATTATAGAGCATGAAATTAACTCTTATGAACAATTTATCTATTGGCAGAATGATAATGGTATTGAAATAATGTTTGAGCAAGCTAAAATTACAGCAAATTCAATTATAACTGATACAGAAGGGATAGATATAGAAGAACTTTTAATAGGAGAGCAGAAAATTATTTATTTTACTAATAAAAACATTAATCAAATTTATTGGAATGATAGTAATTATATTTATGCCATCATTTCAGAATATGATAAAAATGAGCTATTAAAGATGGTTGAAAGCATAATAAATAATAAATAA
- a CDS encoding RNA polymerase sigma factor, producing the protein MIIYLSIIESEEDKSKFEQLYITYRQTMFYVANRILRDEYLSEDVVHQAFLRIIDNLSKIDKIDCHKTKAFIVIIVEHIAIDFYRKRKRENSISFDEVGIYIEDVKNKSIFILNEIEEAILKLPINYSIVLRLKYSQGYTNKEISEILRISEENVRQRLVRGRNKLTESLSEGSEKSYE; encoded by the coding sequence ATGATAATTTATTTATCCATAATTGAATCAGAAGAAGATAAAAGCAAATTCGAACAACTTTATATTACATACAGACAAACAATGTTTTATGTTGCTAATAGGATACTTAGAGATGAATATTTATCAGAAGATGTTGTTCACCAAGCATTTTTAAGAATTATTGATAACTTATCTAAAATAGATAAAATTGACTGTCACAAAACCAAAGCTTTCATCGTTATAATAGTAGAACATATAGCAATTGATTTTTATAGAAAACGAAAACGTGAAAATAGTATATCCTTTGATGAAGTTGGAATTTATATAGAAGATGTAAAAAATAAGAGTATATTTATATTGAATGAAATAGAAGAAGCTATCCTAAAACTTCCCATAAATTATTCAATTGTGTTAAGACTAAAATATTCTCAAGGATATACCAATAAAGAAATTTCAGAGATTTTGAGAATATCAGAAGAAAATGTAAGGCAAAGATTAGTAAGAGGCAGGAATAAGTTAACAGAGAGCTTATCTGAAGGGAGTGAGAAGTCTTATGAATAA
- a CDS encoding NADPH-dependent oxidoreductase encodes MIEKNEMIQQQLSHRTIREFTDESIPEEVFEKLMEVARRTATSNGMQASSIICITDNEIKKEISKVCKQEYVARAPELLIFIVDLYRNSHIAKEKNSVEESAKDMDNFFSAFTDACITCQNIVNAAEAIHLGTVYLGSILNDSEKICEILQLPQLTFPVVGLGIGYPNQNPQLKPRMDMKYRVFENKYTIFDNYLEELKDYDEEMRTYYDLRDANKRVDSFSNQVVAKFNNANPKRQGILNIVKKMGFDFHINN; translated from the coding sequence ATGATAGAAAAAAATGAAATGATTCAACAGCAACTTTCACATAGAACTATTCGAGAGTTTACTGATGAAAGTATACCAGAAGAGGTTTTTGAAAAATTGATGGAAGTCGCTAGAAGAACAGCTACTTCAAATGGTATGCAAGCCTCATCAATTATTTGCATTACGGATAATGAGATTAAAAAAGAAATATCCAAAGTTTGCAAACAGGAGTATGTTGCAAGAGCACCGGAACTTTTAATTTTTATAGTTGATTTATATAGAAATTCTCATATTGCCAAAGAAAAAAATTCTGTTGAAGAGAGTGCAAAAGATATGGATAATTTTTTCTCAGCTTTTACGGACGCTTGTATTACATGTCAAAATATTGTAAATGCAGCTGAAGCTATCCACTTAGGTACAGTTTACTTAGGTAGTATACTTAATGATTCTGAAAAGATTTGTGAAATTTTGCAATTACCTCAGTTGACTTTTCCAGTTGTAGGACTTGGTATTGGATATCCAAATCAAAATCCACAGCTTAAGCCAAGAATGGATATGAAATATAGAGTTTTTGAGAATAAATATACTATTTTTGATAATTATTTAGAAGAATTGAAGGATTACGATGAAGAAATGCGTACCTATTACGATCTTAGGGATGCCAATAAAAGAGTTGATAGCTTTAGCAATCAGGTGGTTGCAAAGTTCAATAATGCTAATCCTAAAAGACAGGGAATATTAAATATTGTAAAGAAAATGGGTTTTGATTTTCATATAAACAATTAA
- a CDS encoding type II toxin-antitoxin system Phd/YefM family antitoxin, whose translation MNININNLVSISEANQNFSKIARMVDENGAAVILKNNKPRYVLIEYSQLEKEEIIDDIEVEDIAKNILSRHMKAFEELAK comes from the coding sequence ATGAATATTAATATAAATAACTTAGTTTCAATATCAGAAGCTAATCAAAACTTTTCAAAAATAGCAAGAATGGTAGACGAAAATGGGGCAGCGGTAATACTAAAGAATAATAAACCACGCTATGTACTAATAGAGTATAGTCAATTGGAAAAAGAAGAGATAATTGATGATATAGAAGTAGAAGATATAGCTAAAAATATTTTATCTAGACATATGAAAGCCTTTGAGGAATTGGCAAAATGA
- a CDS encoding chemotaxis protein CheC, whose protein sequence is MSEKDLKYDILKEIFNIGVGKAADMLSEIVEKKIILNVPNIEILNSKNKELDFDNHFSKGLNGTLMVSSISFEEKITGEANLIFPAEKMRTFINLCMKEDDDNSAEDMNFTDIDFDIIKEIGNIILNSIMGEIGNFLNVNLEYTLPKVSIFDYLEFKTDLKNNNDFYILMLYITFILDDTPIEGAVIINLTLNSLNELMKIIEKMEDDLYG, encoded by the coding sequence ATGAGTGAAAAAGATTTAAAGTATGACATATTAAAAGAAATCTTCAATATTGGTGTTGGTAAGGCTGCAGACATGCTTTCAGAAATAGTAGAAAAAAAAATAATATTAAATGTCCCCAATATTGAAATTTTAAACTCTAAAAATAAAGAACTAGATTTCGATAATCATTTTTCTAAAGGACTAAACGGAACATTAATGGTGTCTTCTATCTCCTTCGAGGAAAAAATAACTGGAGAAGCAAATTTGATCTTTCCTGCAGAAAAGATGAGAACATTTATCAATCTCTGTATGAAAGAAGATGATGATAACTCTGCCGAAGATATGAATTTTACAGATATTGATTTTGATATCATAAAGGAAATAGGAAATATCATCTTAAACTCTATCATGGGTGAAATAGGAAACTTTTTAAATGTAAACTTAGAATATACCCTGCCTAAAGTTAGCATTTTTGATTATCTAGAGTTTAAAACCGATCTTAAAAATAATAATGATTTTTACATACTAATGCTTTATATAACTTTTATTTTAGATGATACTCCAATAGAAGGAGCTGTAATAATAAATTTAACTTTAAATTCATTAAATGAATTAATGAAAATAATTGAAAAAATGGAAGATGATTTGTATGGATAA
- a CDS encoding response regulator: MKLLIVDDSKFSQIITSKLIKSFIKDIEISFANDGEKGFAKYKEINPDYVIVDLLMPNINGKELIKLIKEYDNNSKIFVVSADVQRNVKEEVESYGIIEFINKPLNEEKAKIISNIIKGDINE; encoded by the coding sequence ATGAAATTACTAATTGTTGACGACTCAAAATTTTCCCAAATAATTACATCAAAGCTAATAAAGAGCTTTATTAAAGATATAGAAATCTCTTTTGCAAATGACGGTGAAAAAGGATTTGCTAAATACAAAGAAATAAATCCAGATTACGTGATTGTAGATTTACTTATGCCTAATATAAATGGGAAAGAACTAATAAAACTAATAAAAGAATACGACAATAACTCAAAGATATTTGTTGTTTCAGCAGATGTACAAAGAAATGTAAAAGAAGAAGTAGAGTCATATGGAATAATAGAATTTATAAATAAGCCCTTAAATGAAGAAAAAGCAAAAATTATAAGTAATATTATTAAAGGTGATATAAATGAGTGA
- the rlmD gene encoding 23S rRNA (uracil(1939)-C(5))-methyltransferase RlmD, with product MAKKLKEPIEMEILDVRFPNRAYGVVDGKKTKVKGGIVGQKVRIHINKRRKDYLSGSILEIIERSPLEIEGKCPHYNECGGCSYQTLSYDTELKMKEKQVKELFEREGFDDINFLGIESSPKEYEYRNKMEYTFGNEVKDGPLKLGLHKKGRFYEILDMDTCNIVDRDFTVIRKEVMDYFMEKAVPYYNKKIHKGILRHFVIRKALSTGEILLNIVTSSQGEVEFNELVERLNNLNLNGEIVGFIHTINDGLADAINVDSTEIVYGRDYIIEEMLGLKFKISPFSFFQTNTFGAEKLYSIVREFAGDIDNKVVFDLYSGTGTISQIMAPVAKKVIGIEIVEEAVLKAKENASLNGLTNVEFIAGDVLKEVDNLSEKPDLIILDPPRDGINPKAIEKIIDFSPEVFVYVSCNPVTLARDLKEFLNRGYKIKKVKCMDMFPKTGHVECIILMMYCGDKGKNRD from the coding sequence ATGGCTAAAAAATTGAAAGAACCTATTGAAATGGAAATATTAGACGTACGTTTTCCAAATAGAGCTTATGGAGTAGTAGATGGTAAAAAGACAAAAGTAAAGGGTGGAATAGTAGGACAAAAGGTTAGAATTCATATAAATAAAAGAAGAAAAGATTATCTTTCTGGAAGCATTTTAGAGATCATAGAAAGATCACCTTTAGAAATAGAAGGGAAATGTCCCCATTATAATGAATGTGGAGGATGTTCTTATCAGACTCTTTCATATGATACAGAATTAAAAATGAAGGAAAAACAAGTGAAAGAGTTGTTTGAAAGAGAAGGATTTGATGATATTAACTTTTTAGGAATTGAGAGTAGCCCTAAGGAGTATGAATATAGAAATAAAATGGAGTATACCTTTGGAAATGAAGTTAAAGATGGACCATTGAAATTAGGCCTTCACAAGAAGGGCAGATTTTATGAAATATTAGATATGGATACTTGTAATATTGTTGATAGGGATTTTACTGTAATAAGAAAAGAAGTGATGGATTATTTTATGGAAAAAGCTGTACCTTATTATAATAAGAAGATTCATAAAGGTATCTTAAGACATTTTGTCATTAGGAAGGCACTTTCTACAGGAGAAATACTTTTAAATATTGTTACTAGTTCTCAAGGAGAGGTGGAGTTTAATGAGCTTGTAGAAAGGCTTAACAATCTTAATCTTAATGGTGAAATAGTTGGATTTATTCATACTATTAATGATGGGCTGGCAGATGCTATAAATGTAGATAGTACTGAAATTGTTTATGGTAGGGATTATATCATAGAAGAAATGCTAGGGCTTAAGTTTAAAATATCACCATTTTCTTTTTTCCAAACCAATACCTTTGGCGCGGAGAAGCTTTATTCTATAGTGAGGGAATTTGCAGGAGATATTGACAATAAGGTAGTATTTGATTTGTATTCTGGAACAGGTACTATATCTCAAATAATGGCTCCTGTAGCCAAGAAGGTTATAGGAATAGAGATAGTAGAAGAAGCTGTTTTAAAGGCCAAAGAAAATGCAAGTTTAAATGGGCTTACAAATGTAGAATTTATAGCTGGAGATGTGCTAAAAGAAGTAGATAATTTATCTGAGAAACCAGATTTGATTATATTAGATCCACCTAGAGATGGAATTAATCCTAAGGCAATTGAAAAGATAATAGACTTTTCTCCAGAAGTATTCGTATACGTATCCTGCAATCCAGTAACCTTGGCGAGAGATTTGAAGGAGTTTTTAAATAGGGGATATAAGATTAAGAAAGTAAAATGTATGGATATGTTTCCTAAAACTGGGCATGTGGAGTGTATAATTCTGATGATGTATTGTGGTGATAAGGGGAAAAACAGAGATTAA